The nucleotide sequence GCACAAATATAGTTAAATGGTGCACTACTATACCGATTAGTATACACAAAACAACCAAacagtattttgaggcttatattttcaacgaAATATCGACCATgcctcttaacattccgatccggggtgctcttcccttatattctctttttttttagacactAAGCTGTTAATCATTTAGTTGCAGTCTTTCAGAAATAACGGGTATGTTTTACTTTAAGATTTCAAATTAACCGTTAAAGTAGCAGGGGGAAATAcagaagtttttaaaaaggtctataccgtgtttcaTGACTCAAAATTATCCACAAAGACCGAGAACACAATTAAACGGTAATCatgtttaaaaattacttaaggggttacatgggtctctcaagtcaaaaaataggccttttttctgataataatttattgtgtcggaaatattttagaaatccTGACTTTTGAGATATGAAAGAGtaaatttagaacaaaattttaaaaaacaaaaaatattgaaaaattttgaaaattcgaccgttggaagttgattttcggaaccattcctcaaaaaataGACCTTGCGataggcaggatttctcccagtaggtccAGCTGAAATCAAAAAAACCAAATgtactctgttagaggattagttggacccctggatgaacgaaggatttttgaaaaaaaaaccaaatttgaatatttgtcaaaagtttttgtaaaaaagtatcaattttaccgtttttaccatatttttcaacacattttgtattgtaaaaatggttcagATTAAAGAAAGttcaaatccttcgttcaaaacactaatactttttaaaacaagtctgcaaaattttagaaagatcggttcagtagactaTGACTTAACCCTCTAAACGACTAAACATTTAGGTccgaaaaatttttaaaaaaattatttgatattttgatttaatttaaaaacttcaattaattatcatttttttaatttaaatttataagtaATTCAATTctttaaatcattaaattttgttttaatctAAGGCCtttccaattttaaataatttaaaagccatgtatttttttattatttctgagAAAAGAACATTTTTAGTAAGTAACATTTGTAAgtaaaaacttcaaattgatATAACCAAGTTTGGTACCGTAGATGCAGGTGCCTAGTACTCAAGGAGTGACTTAAGGATTATCTTTAACCCTTTATTTAAGGATTTCTTTTAGGACAATtggattggaacaccggtgtccaaaaacaaaatttctaagGTCTTCTGAAGTTATGTTTTCCCTAAAAAGtcggaaaagtgattttttctgacccctaaTTTTTGTCCCTCTGGTCCTTAACGGGTTAATCCTTGAACTCCTGTTAAGCTTGCACTGATTCCAAtctgttatgaaccggttataagccggtaactaatttttatccgaaactcaattatattactcttaagttattttgggcgacGCTTTGAATGTTGtataaatcggttccaatcggtctTGAAACGGTAAGCTTAAGAAGAAAATGTTCAGTAGTGAGTAAAACTCTGTAAAATCCTTGAAATCGTGAATACAAGGGGAAATCGCACTACTTTTGAACGACTAAAGCTTCCAccgactcaatttttttctatgttcttgaTGGATTTGGACCCATggctttttttctggaaatttcagACCTtcgactagctattaaaatataatgttataatgggtgaaattaattaaaaacatattgaaaaaaatgagatgttcgaaacttgagtcactctttgagctatggggctaaattgttatatgactttttcgcctatttctaaatgaagctggttcttacaattattttatttagatacaaaattattttgtctatccaaatcaCATCATattaaagcccagtttcctttagaaatatgcgaaaaaatggtataacaatgtagcctcatagctcaaagtaaccccactttcccctatcaataACGGATTTTGGTCCAACAAAATGGCTGCAAAATATGACGTAGGTCATATCACAGAAATCAGACTGCGTAGCTAGGCTTAATCCAGCGATGAAATTATTAAATCTATGGATTCCaatcaaaatttattactatttattattgtatTTGGGTGAGAAAATCGCAATCGGTGAGGTCTAAACTATTGGCTAGCCTTTCAAACTAATCGAAATCCTATGCTAAATCAGCTTCAGGGCATGATAACTAAGCCaggaacttaaaaaatataaacatataaaagtggattataaaaaaatgaaataacagTTTAATTAATAAAGGCtctcaaaaaataaacaaatccaattaatttaataaattaaagattAATTCATGTGCGCTTTTTTGTAGAAATCTATCTTCAAACCGCAAAAGATAAGCATAATACAAGTCTTTTGAGATTAATTCTAACGAATTATAATTGAATCCTGCGTTACTAACgatgataaaatattaaaaaagagaaTCTAAAGATGTATGGAATTCAATAAGAgctttaatgtaaattttaggaatccCTTCCGAAAATGTCTAATCCTTCCTAATTTTCCTGTGAGTGTGAAGTCGTCCCCGATTAGAAAATTCCTCCTTCTGCATTTGAGAGTGCCTTGTCTTTGTCTTTAAGAAAATCCACCCCTGAAGAAAAGGATAAGGTTTCCAACCCTATAAAATATGCAAGGGTAGCATTTTTGGGAGCATACACTCTGTCCTCTCATCCAAAAAGGTATTAAATACTCAGCAATTGAGCTTCCAATTAGCAATTCTTGAAAATCCTTTAACATTCATACAAGAGAGCAAATATAGAAATGAATAAGAGAAAATGAGAAACAGAAATCTCGGTAATTCTCAAGTTAGAAATGAAATGGCCTGAAGCTCTGAAAGCGACAGCTTTTGAATATATCTCAAGTTTATAAAGTTGCAAGTAACCTCACAAATAATGAATTAAGGAATAATATTGATCTAATTATTGCAAAGCTCTAAGAGAGAAACATACTGAAGCATATTGTTTAACCAAATGCAATTCATCATTGGATTATTTGATTATCAATATTAACTCATATGGTTTGTGGAAACAATTTGTGAAATTACTTATGCTATTTCAATAAATCAACACTCACATTTTTCCGGAGGCACTGTGAGAGCTTTTTCCATGCAAATGACTCTTCATGCATTCGTGATCGGAAAATGCTGCcggtttttttttatagcatGGGAGAAAattcactaaaatatttaagtgTATTGAATTGTAAATTTACCGAATAGCGTTACATTATGCAAAATCCATTAGCAATTACAATAAATTCCGAGAAAAATGGGCAAAAatagattaatcgaaaaatcaatatgaatttTTATGGGAAAAGTGCTTTTCACGCGAATGAAAATTCCGTTGAGCATCATATACGCATTTTTGGGCGGTTTAAGGGGGTTTGAGAGAGGAATTTACCGCCACCCCAAAAGCTCAAGAAGGAGTGAAAGGAACCCatgaaaggagaaaaaaaaccacttcAGCGACATTCAATATTCAAGGATATTTCCGTTGAATTTCCTGGAGAGTGAAAACGGCAAAAGTTATCCCATTTCGGatacaaatgaaatttataCCAAGTTGTGAGGGAAATTCCGTTGAGGGtggaataatattaaaattggtAGTTGAAACAAACGCACATTCAAACTGATCAAATATGAAAGTTGCGCAGATGTTAACTACTGTGGctgtgtcttggatgaaagttCATCGATTCTTCGATGAAGAAAGCTCGTCACAGTTTCCAGAGTTCTCACCAAAAGCTACCATTACAGTACGGGATTAAACTATTACAGTcaccaaatatttattcattataattttattctaaattaaaccGTGAGGAAAACAaatttagggggaggtggggcacctttgaaataggttttttccttcaatttttaAACGGTACTGAGCCTTACCATGACGCAAGTTAtgtcatgataaggctcatttacatttaaaaagagatggtaacccaagcagcaattttttcttaaaatagtcttgtagaattccctaagtaatgcattatagaaccaaaaacctaattatttacttataacgctcttgcttccatcactgaggctactataagtaaagtggcgcactcttaaggattttaagagctgctataggaatttccacagaaaatttttactttaagtcttttaaaagtgcactaaaagacttgtttaatacttggttctataaggcagctattttgcttcttgggaaagCGTCTCAGTTTTGCAGAATGcttgaactcacgagatagagctctccgtgaattagtttttcacaCGATCTTTTGGTGCGTAgtggtctactagagatcaagtTGATTCATAaaccacaaaagcatttgaaatttaaaaaaaaaaatggtactttaccgatgaagaccgatgcagtctGGTTCGAAATTAcattacctttccaaaaaatccaaattaaatcaaattggttgaaaaatgagccttccaaagtagttgaGATTTGTCcttcaataaatcaaaatgtcgaattttccggtcataggtatgtttggacgaagtGTTCGCccgaaaaatctttaaaacatatccgaaaatcattgaaaaggcttgggccaattttgtgtaaaaccgaaaaaacatgtttttggaggggatagagggggaaggagaaagaaaaaatgtataaagatatcattttttttattgggggtcatccaagactggaagtcgatatctctcaccgtttaagctccagaatgGTGACAAGTTGAATAAAAAACAGGATTATAactactctctctttgagttcgagcaataaaatagaataaaaaagccctatttcaaaggtacgCCAATTCAAAagcgccccacttcccctatttcATTTTTTGCACCAAGAAAAGCTTCCCGGAGGAAAGTTAAACCATTAAGACCCGAATTATTAACACATTTGTACCAACTAAGAAGAAGAATTTTCATCCCTCTAAATCACCTTACCAagtaatttttcactaaatataTCCCAATCTTTCCAACATCAAACTTTTATCCCACTcgtttcaactttttttttaaatttaaatttcaatttatatagaagaaatagaACAATATGACCTCTATACAAAAGTTAGCCCTAAACATTATGATTGTGATGTTTCAATCCAGAGATTCCACAGAGATCCTGTAAGGACCATATGGACCATGCCTCTCTACTTGTAACAATAGCGTAACATAATATAAATATTGCAGATAATGCAATACGTGTGAATCGATAAGACTCTCTGACGTCTTTCTCCTGGGGAGGTGTTGAGATGGGATCCGTATATACGGTCTTTAGACCTGAGGCTTAGCAATAAggcttaaatcctctaattccttatcaggcaagatttttgaggaaattattGCTTTGGTGggttgaatattaagggcaaattagccattagattttgaaaaattaggaaacttctttgttattaagatttttgagacctttgggaactggactAAGCCTCCAGCCAGAAGCCGGTATTAGACTCAAGATATTCCTCTCTTCTTCTTCGCATTGCCAAGAACTTACGCTGCGCTTCGCGAATCTCAGTAGTGGACGGACTTCCAGAATGATGGGAATGTAACCCTCGGTCACTTCACAAGGGACTCCTAACTTTCACTGTAATTTAAAATAGAGAATTATTTTGTTCTGCGTCCCAAAACCCGCAGATATCATGGTAAATGACATTGCGGACAGGCTATTGAAACTCGGTAGGGAAAGTACTTTCAAAGGACCTGAACCTGTGATAGGAGTTCGCAAGGAAACAAGAACGTTTAATTAAAGAACATTATTCTTAAGGAACACTAGAAGTAATTGGGAAAACATAAATATCTGCAGATCCACAAGGGCTATTATTACAAATTCAATGAACATTTTTGTGCAATTATTGGACTTTCCTACGAAATCTACAAGAACTATCGTTCGATTGCTTACAGGACATTGGCTGAATGGCCATCTAtttaaagttgtatatgaaACAGTGGAGTACTTTCttagagattgtacaatgctaTCTTCGCTTAGACGCGTTATATTTGGACAAGATACCATAAACTTTAAGGACTTTCAAGTAACCCGAATGAGTGACCTATTCAACTTTTGGATTATAgcagaaattttaatatggaTAAGGGAGTAAACACTTAGGCATGCAGAGCTAATCCCTTCCTTAGAATTAATCGTCAATCTATAATCTACAATCTAAGCAAGATATGCTTCCAATGAAACTTTCCTCAAGACTCCCCTCATTTGACTCATTATTCCCCACAGTCCTCTCTTGAGGGAAATAGAAAGAACAGGACAAGAACGGACAACAAGATCAGTTCGATCAGTTGCATGATAGTTCACTTGGACTTCACCTCAGTCCTGCTTTATCCCTTAAAGGACACGTGGGacacaaatttcttaaaaactaaaatttcttttttgactatagaaagttatctTGTCCtccaaaaagtcagaaaaaattatttttgttcttaggacaccggtgtcctaaaCACCCGGACACCAATGTCACACGTTTTCGTCACCACAACATCTTGTATTAAACTTTGAGTAAGAACTAAAGAATTGTagaaatatataggggaaactgggataGTAGTAAACATTGATATTTTGTCTACACTACTTGGAGTTGTGTAGacaatttcttcagtggacaaggatcTCTATAGTATATGAATTGAAATAGGTTTCGCCCTCTTCAAATACGTTCGGGTTACCTAGAATTACCCTGGCTTCCGAGAGTTAATCGTATTCTCGTAGATCCAATCAATATACGCTTCATACGTTTGCGTTAGTAATTACAAATAAGTTAGAGTTCTTAGCATTCCTTTTATATTGCAATCCCGAATCATACAGTGAATATTGAATTTCATCTCCTCGAGAATGTGAGATACTCTTGGGAGCCGAAGAGTTCCATTGCGAACCGGCAAAATTAAAGGTAAATACTGTCAAGGACCCTAGGTAAACCcggaaaattctctaaaattcgaGAGCTGTTCAGTGGGGAGTATTCTGCAACAGTCTggaaatgtcatatgacaaattcaaattttttgggTGGTAATTTAGGAAAAAGCTAAACAAATATTCgactcatatcagttactaagagctttATAGAGCTTACAATGGCCATTAGATGCTCACTAGGCTTTCATGTCACCCTACTTCagaatttaccatgaaaatttgtcacatgacattgtcatgctGTTACAGAATACCCCTGCTGAGCGTTTCCGATTTTATAACAATAATCTGGTAAAGAGTAAGATAATGATTTATCACTGTAATCTTTGTATAATGCGTGCTAGTACTATTGTGCTTTTCCTATGACAAATTAAAAgcggaaatctttctcctggacatatttttttaggactttactgttcccaagtgcttctacataatttaCCTTTCTTTGCGTAGGTTCCCGTCATAACTGAGTGGTAGTTTTGAAACACGATGAAGATTGAGGAACACAGTCGATACAggtaccaacataaaaaaaagtcgataaggcaggagcactttagaacagtaaagtgctaattaaaattttgaagagaaagaaaaatatggAGAAGTGCTTTGAGTGTAATGACCTAaagagactcaggctgatccttcgTAATAttcagcctgtaaaatttgacagcacATAATTAGGAAAGAAAATATATGCAAAGTACCTCTAATCAATAATTCTAAGATCTTCAGTGCCTGCCAGTTTGGGATAAACatttttactgtcaaatttttcaaGCTAAAATTCTCGAAGATCAGTAGTGGACTATAAAGTTTTTACaactgtatttttttctttttgaatatgTCGATCTGAAACAGtaaagaaatattgaaattccggattaaaaaaattgaattgtgaaaactgctctctcttggaattcgagcagttaaaatgattctgaattaccccattttaccatTCTACCATATTAATAAAGACAAATACTTtctaaattgctatatttaaaaaaaagtgaaacaatAATAACTTACCTCCCTTACCTTCATTCAAGATACTTAGTTTAGTCTTCAACGCCTTCGCCTCCCTATGTTTCACTATTTCCGAAGTGTTTTCGATTTCGGTTCTTAGTATTCCCATTTAGGATATTGAAGTAGCTTAATTTCTCAGCCTAGGTCCGTGaaacttacatttttttattggcaGTTTGTCCTCTTCGCTTCTCTGAACGTAGTCATACCTtcagccttatgccctagatacacttacgacttaagccgaaaaacgacttagtggaaaatgatggaaatgaagtctaaccattatttcgaatataattacgctaagccggcTGTCGGCTAATCCACAGGTCTGTCAAAGACCTTACACTTACACATTCAATTCTAAGAAGTATCTCTCCAATTCTTCAATGATAACCACATTCCTTAAAATTACTTACTCACCATGATATTTCAATAACAATCAAAGAAAAGATGCAACCTTTTCTATAACACCTTTATTTTGAATTGTAcattgtacaaatttttacagAACATTCTTCATAAAATTTCTTCTTGATTAACTTGATGGAACAACCCCTTAGTAATGAGTATTTTTTGCATGGGGCTCAATAAAAACCTCAAAGTTTAGAAAAAAGTGTGGTTTTGAGAGAAAATATTAAAGCAGATCTGGCAGTTTCGTGTGCTTCGAAGAGGCAGTTCAGCTAACTAGAGGAAAATTAGGAAACGTTAGTCAGAATACCTATCTTCAGCCTGTTTCATCGTTGATCTGTGAATCATCAGACCTCAAAAGGGTCAGTTTTGTGGAAATTGGAGCAGCACTGTTCGTCAGTGGATTGGAGTATTCAGTAACAGGGGCTGAAGGACGAGGATCGTTGGATTTGAACTGAAGAGGGACTTCCCCACGAAAAGGTCCGAACTGTGGAGTGCTGAGCAATTGTTCGGTTTTTGAGAGTCCAGAATTGTAGAATGGTTGCTTGACTTCGTTCGTGGGGGCTGAGTTGATGAGCGAAGTATCAAGAACAGCTTTGCCATCGAAAGCGACAACCGCTCCCTCAGGATACTTCTGCGGTCGATGCTTCTTGTTATCTGGAGGAAGGTAGTAGGTATCGAACCTTTCGGCAGCAACTGCCATCTTGTCCTCGCCTTCTTCAAAGTCCATATCAGCCAAATCATTCATCTCCTCAGTTGGATTTGGAGTAGCTGGCGATGCTGAAGAAGTGTCTGGAGCATCTGGAGGGACGTCATCGACACTATCCGGAGGAGATGGGATGAACATAGGTTCAAAGGCTCTGTTAGGTTCATCCTGATTGATAAACAGAGCATCTCCTTCAATAGCTTCATCAATTTCTGACAATATATCAACTCTCCTTAATGGGGCCTTTTCTTCAATCTCTTCAACGGATTCTTCGTCTTTTCTCCGTTTCAGAATAGGCTTGAAGCCCCCCTCAACGACAACCTTTTCTGGCTGAAAACCAGTATTTGTTGCAGGTTTGTATGTCGATTGCAACTCCTTTGAATCGATAGCTACTGAATATTTAATCGCAGAAGGATATTTCTTCTCTGGGAGGATTGGTTCCTTGATCCCAGCTGCAATAGCTGGAGGAAGCTTTGACGTCAACATGGGCTTACCCATTGGATAGTCGCTTTTCTTGATATTCATAGGAATACCGTCCAAATAGGGGATCCTCAGCGGTGTATTCTGGATTTTCTTCTCAGGTACCTGACGTAGTGGTTTAATTTCAGTTGGCTCTCCAAGCAACAGAACCGTTGCTAGGGGCTTAATCGGAACTTGTTTAACTTTAACAAAAGGCCTTAAGAAAGCTGGAGCTACAGGTTTCTGGTAGTGACTAACAAGCATCGAAGGTTGTGGTATAGCAAAGGGTCTGTAGGGTCTTACAATAGGTCTCCTTTCGAAGGTGTAGGATGGGTTTCTCCTCATTGGAACTTTAGCTGGCCTAAAGAACTGTCCGTTTTGAGGAGGTCTAAGGAATACAGGAAGTCCCGGACCGGGACTTGGTTGCATGAAATGCGGCGAAGGAACCTTAATCTCGGGTTGCTTTGGTCTTGGCTGCATGGGGAACTCCTCTCCTTCGTTCATGCTCTCGGCGCTCGGGGGTGGGGCTTGGGTAGTTGTGGTTCTATTGGGTCGGGCAATCTCTTCCTCTAGCAACTCAGCTGCACGGATGCCATCTGAGATGAGTTTGGTGATGTCACTGCTACCGGGAACTTCAAACTGGATTTTGGGTGGGGAGCTGTTCATGTTATGGTTTTTAATCAAGTCGGAATCATGCTGAAAGAGAAAGTTGTCCGTTGGTCTCAGTTTTGTTTCGTGCCTTATCGAGGACTCAGCCTCAATTCCCTCACTGGACTCTGGGCTAGCATAAACTTCATCAATCTCACTCGGATGTGCTTCATCGCAAGTATCCAGGACATTGATCTTCCATCCTAAGTATCGATGAGTGAAGCATTGATAGTAAACGGTATCTGGGGTATTATCATCGGGAGTCCATGTGATTATTCCAGGTTCTCCTTCGTCACACTTTAGGGTTAAGCTTCTCTGGTAGGCTCCGAAGGATGAGTACTCGTCAGCCCCAGGTCCATCGATATCTGGGGTCCAATTGCAGAGTCTTCCGACTCCGATTGGTGTAATCACACCGTTCCTGGATCGATGTACTCCAGCAAATATCCTGACGTTCTGCAAAGAAAATTAGGATGAGTTTAGAcgaaatcattaaaatttatattactaACAGCCTTTTCTTCCGGAGTTTTATACTCAAAGCCTCCAACTGGATCATCAGTGATGTAGAATGGATGGTACTTGGCTGGGATTTCAGGATCAAATC is from Phlebotomus papatasi isolate M1 chromosome 1, Ppap_2.1, whole genome shotgun sequence and encodes:
- the LOC129809646 gene encoding protein Skeletor, isoforms B/C; the protein is MMSYRDLLGLICGILFTYVQVTQAQGYYGIKIGALSQLHHGVSGDVYAVDARTIFLKNFNYDGEGPTAYFYVGNSRRPTNAGAWRLRDERGSTGVLRRYRNKDITLSLPEGKTLRDIKWFSVWCDEFAVNFGDVTIPKNLEFPRPQKIAPLSGVHGVSSDNVVIVDAQTLLVPNFSYDGEAPDAKFWVGRGAKPSPHGIRIPDENGKETPLRKYDRKTIVLTLPAELTVFDIGHFGVWCEAFTVDFGHVRIPEGIVVPPSLKMLGVSPQSKLNCEVLFDDLAFEVRWAVAGESVVVQLVAKLDNNEYMSFGVSPDPKKTVMVGADVAVAWVDKLTGKGYAFDYFLDDKSQCSGQRGSCPDARINENTNSIRLLNAAMVNGYSIVTFQRPLKASDSLDLPIFTNGSQAIVWAIGPLNQRYEVSFHSQYTKGNRLIDFGRQPIWNCPTPDGDGKSEEEASVEEEYYDRRPVNRRPEPQQIVQEHQPNRRQEIIEAPRPVPTPRPANKNGAWDIPPIQCYEPEDGVFYAQMGPTGGKQGYPAITGHVGWGISWYINGLLIPEINVVRGKTYTFVVEGGFDPEIPAKYHPFYITDDPVGGFEYKTPEEKANVRIFAGVHRSRNGVITPIGVGRLCNWTPDIDGPGADEYSSFGAYQRSLTLKCDEGEPGIITWTPDDNTPDTVYYQCFTHRYLGWKINVLDTCDEAHPSEIDEVYASPESSEGIEAESSIRHETKLRPTDNFLFQHDSDLIKNHNMNSSPPKIQFEVPGSSDITKLISDGIRAAELLEEEIARPNRTTTTQAPPPSAESMNEGEEFPMQPRPKQPEIKVPSPHFMQPSPGPGLPVFLRPPQNGQFFRPAKVPMRRNPSYTFERRPIVRPYRPFAIPQPSMLVSHYQKPVAPAFLRPFVKVKQVPIKPLATVLLLGEPTEIKPLRQVPEKKIQNTPLRIPYLDGIPMNIKKSDYPMGKPMLTSKLPPAIAAGIKEPILPEKKYPSAIKYSVAIDSKELQSTYKPATNTGFQPEKVVVEGGFKPILKRRKDEESVEEIEEKAPLRRVDILSEIDEAIEGDALFINQDEPNRAFEPMFIPSPPDSVDDVPPDAPDTSSASPATPNPTEEMNDLADMDFEEGEDKMAVAAERFDTYYLPPDNKKHRPQKYPEGAVVAFDGKAVLDTSLINSAPTNEVKQPFYNSGLSKTEQLLSTPQFGPFRGEVPLQFKSNDPRPSAPVTEYSNPLTNSAAPISTKLTLLRSDDSQINDETG